Genomic segment of bacterium:
GAGGCGGAAAAGGTTCCCAAGTCCAAGAAGCTGGTGAAGATCATCGTGGACACGGGGGAGAAACGCCAGATCGTGGCGGGTATCGCCGAATATTATGAGCCCGAGGAGCTGGTGGGCCGGACAATAGCCGTCGTTGGCAACCTGGCTCCCGCAAAGCTCATGGGCGTGGAATCCAACGGGATGCTCCTGGCCGCCCACGACGAGAACGGCCTCGCCCTGGTAACCTTTGATAAAGAGGTGAAGGCGGGAGTGCGTATTAAATGACGTACGTGAGTAGATGCGTATGTCCGTAATCGCGTCAATTCAAGCGGTCATTCGCCCTCACGCTCCACGCACGAACGCACGCACGGGAATTTCCATGCCAGCCCCGGTGGGAGTTTTCCGGCGATACTAAAAGCTTTGAGCAATAGTTTGATAGCGATTCGAAAGGACTCCTCACCTGATGACCCACCTTATCGACGCCCATGCCCACCTTGAAATGCGCCAGTTCAAGGGGGATCTGGAACTGGTTCTCGAGCGGGCCCACACGGCGGGGGTTACCCACATCGTGACCGTGGGCTCTACCCTGGCTGAAAGCCGCAGGGCCATGAAGATCGCTGAAAAGTACAGCGAAGTCTCGGCGGTTGCAGGCATTCACCCCCATGACGCAGCCGACGTGGATGAGTTCGCCATGGCTGAGCTGGAAAAACTTGCCGAACGCAAAATGGTGGTGGGGGTGGGAGAAACGGGTCTGGACTTTTTCCGGGATCGTTCTCCCAGGGACCTGCAGGAAGAGTCGTTCCGGCTGCACCTGGCCCTTGCTAAAAAGGCGGACCTGCCGGTGGTTATCCACGTGCGGGACGCCTACGCGAGGGCCCTGGAGATCCTCAATGAAGAGGGGATACCGGAGCGGGGCGGCCAGGTCCACTGTTTTTCCGGAAGCGTTGAAGACGCCCGGGCCTTCCTGGAGATGGGCCTTTACCTGTCTTTCACGGGGACCATTACCTACGAGGGCAGAAAAAACGCGAGGTGGGTCGAGGAGGTCCTGTCAGCGGTGCCGCTGGAGCGCATGATGGTGGAGACAGACTGTCCCTACCTCACTCCACATCCCATGCGCGGCAAGCGCAATGAACCTGCCTACGTCCACCTGGTGGCCGGGAAGATCGCTGCTGTCAAGGGCCTTTCCATCGACGATGTGGCCAGGGTTACCACCTGGAACGCCATCGACTTTTTCCGGCTTCCCTTGAAGGTTGAAAGCTCCGGCGCAGCGTACACCATCCGGGATTCCGTGTACCTCAACGTTACGGGAAGCTGCACCAGTGCCTGCACCTTCTGCCAGAGGAGCACCAACCCCGTCGTCAAGGGCCACAACCTGCGTCTGGACAGGGACCCCACGGTGGAAGAGATGCTCGACGCCCTGGAAAAAGAAGGGTGGAGGGACAGGTCCGAGGTGGTTTTCTGCGGCTACGGCGAACCCACCTTGAAACTTGCCGAGATCACCACTGTGGCCTCGAGGATCAAGGAGATCAGACCGGACGTCAGGGTCCGCCTGAACACCAACGGCCTCGGCAACCTCTACCACAGGCAGAACATCGTACCGGATCTGACCTACGCCATCGATACCGTTTCCATCAGCCTCAACGCCCACGACGCCGCCACCTTCGAAAAGCTGTGCCGCCCGACCGTTGGCCCGGCCCCCTACGAGTCCGTGCTGGATTTTTCGAAAAAGTGCGTGGCTGCGGGCCTCAAAACGGTTCTCACGGTAGTGGACCATCCGGACGTTAACGTGGAGAAGTGCAGGAAGATCGCACAGGGCATGGGGGCGGGGTTTCGGGTGAGACCGTTCAACGAAGTCGGGTAGGTAGAGTCGAATCCGGAAGAGGAGAAGAGGAGAAAAGGAGAAGAGGAAAGGCAGCTCACCTCCTCACAGGCAACAACCACTTGTCCGCCGTTTTTATCATCATGGAAGTCTTGATGGACTCGCAAAAAGTCCATCAACGCGCCCCGCGCGGGGCGCCCGGATCAATGACTCGCACCGTAAGTCATTGATCTGTAAGGAAAGGGAAAACGACGCCTTTCCCTTTCTCCTTTTCCCCTTTTCACCTCTTTGTGAAATCACTCCCCGGAGGTCCTTCTAGCCCGCATTATTCATGATGGTGATGAGATGTCAGCTAACTGTGTGGCAAATATGGATAAATGGGAATGGCACGATAAACATCATGAATTATGCGGGGTTGCCCGGACATAGTCACGAGAGGAGTTGTTCGTTCCGGCAAGGCGACTGTGGAGTGAGCGCGGAGGCATGCTTTAGTATTCCGCACAAGCGAACGACACAGCAACGCAGCCAGAACGGAAAAGAACCTCGTGAATAGTCCGGGCTAGCAGCGTGTCATGGTTTTCCGACACGCTGCCAGGGAGGGATCTCACAGCTCCCTCCCCCGTGAACACAATGCTCACAAATCCCAGAATGAATTAAACACCCTTTAGTTCCCGTTTATTTACACGCAGTCCTGGTTGTCATAGTAGTACTGAAGGAACATCTATTTCGCGTACATTATTTCATTCCGGTGAACCCTGTCCGCCCGGCAGTCGCCTGTAAAAGGTCAGGTGGATCACCTGGGGGAGGCAGTTAACCCGTTTCAAAAGGAGGATGGAATGAAGGGAAAATGGATTCAGACAGCAGCATTGGCAACGGCGATGATCGTGGCAATGGCCGTACCGGTTATGGCTTTCGAGCCGGGCAAGGTCACCTGCATCGCTCCTGCCAACCCGGGGGGCGGCTGGGACTTTACCTGTCGAGCCGGAGGCCAGCTCCTTAACGGTCTGGGACTGGTTTCCAAACCGGTACAAACGATCAACATGCCGGGAGGGGGCGGAGGAGTCGCCTATGCCCACGTGGTCAATGAGCGTATAGGCGAGGATAACGTCCTTGTCGCCGCCAGTCGTTCAACTACCACCCGCCTGGCTCAGAACCAGTATGGCAATTTTACTGCCAAGGACGTCCGGTGGATCGGGGCGATCGGTGCTGATTACGGTGTCATTGCCGTTAATGCCGATTCACCTTTCAAAACCCTCAAGGACCTCATCGAATCCTGGAAAAAGAACCCCAAAATAGCAGCCACTGGCGGCGGCAGCGCAGTGGGCGGCCAGGATCACATGAAGATCCTCATCCTCGCCAAGGCTGCGGGGATCGATCCCATGAGTGTCAAGTACGTTCCTTTCGATGGCGGCGGCGAGGCCATGACGTCGCTTCTGGGCGGGTTCATCCAGGTCTTCCCGGGGGACATCTCCGAGGTAAAACCGCAGCTGGAAGCAGGCAAAGTACGAGTGCTTGCAGTGCTCGGCGACGAGCGGCTTCCCGATGACCTGAGCAGCATCCCGACAGCCAAGGAAGAAGGGTTCGACGCCAAGTGGGTAGTCTGGCGGGGTTTCTACATGCCCAGCGGTACTTCTGACGATGCGTATAACTACTGGCTGAAGGCTCTGGAGAAGATGGAGAAATCCAAGGAATGGGCCGAAAAACGCAAGCAGAATGGGGTGGCGCCCTTCTGGAGCGGCGGCAAGGATTTTGAGGCGTTTGTGAACGCCCAGGTCGAGGAAATCAAGGCGCTTACCAAGATGGTAACCAAGTAGCAGAATTGGCAGGAGGACAATGTTCTCTGAAGGGAAGAAACGCAGAACTGACAAGCTTGCAGGGTTGATCCTGTTGGTCATGACCCTGATCTACGCTTACATGGCTTTCCAGTTCAAAATACCCTTTATGTCGGACCCCATTGGTCCCAAGGCTTTTCCTCTTATTATCGCCGGCATGACGCTCGTTTTCAGTGTCTTTCTCATTGCCCGTCCGGATGAAGATCCGGATTGGCCAGACAGGAAAGTGTGGCTGAGAAAGGCACTGGTGCTGGCAAGTTTCGTCATCTACGCTTACGCCCTGGTTCCCCTGGGGTTCCTGGTGTCCACAACTCTGGAGATCACTTTTCTTGCCGTCATGTTCGATGGAAAGGCATCAAAGGGGCTGGTAGCAGCTATCGTTACCAGCCTCGTACTTTACACCCTTTTCGTCTTCATCCTGAGTATACCCCTGCCGTTCGGCAAGATATTTGGAGGCTAGATGAGTGTTTTTCAATCCCTTGCTCAGGGCTTTTCAGTGGCCCTGATGCCTTTGAACCTCGGGCTGGCTTTTGCCGGAGCGCTGATGGGTACTATTATCGGTGTCCTGCCCGGGATCGGCCCCATTACCGGCGTGGCCATCCTGGTGCCCCTGACCTATGCCCTGAAACTTCCGCCAGAATCAGCCATGATCCTGCTTGCGGGGATTTATTACGGGGCCATGTACGGGGGATCGACGACCAGCATCCTCCTCAACGTCCCGGGTGAGACCGCCTCGGTGGTAACCACCCTGGACGGCTACCAGATGGCCCGTCAGGGTCGTGCCGGACCGGCACTGGCAGTGGCCGCCATCGGCTCCTTCGTGGCCGGTACCATTTCCGTGATGGGCCTCATGTTCTTCGGACCCTACCTGGCGTCCTGGGCCATCAGATTCGGTCCGGCTGAATACCTGGCGCTCATGGTATTCGCTTTTTCAATGATATCGAGCCTGGCCGGGCGTAGTCTGATTAAAGCACTGATAGCAACCTGTTTCGGCCTCACGCTGGCAACCGTGGGTATGGATACCGGCAGCGCGGTACCACGCTACACCTTCGGACAGCTCAAGCTCTACGACGGGATGGACTTCCTGGTGGTTGCCATCGGCCTGTTCGCTATCAGCGAAGTCCTGGTTCTCCTGGAGGAGACCCATGTGGGAACGGCCGTGCAGGCCAAGGTCGACAGGGTATTTATATCGTTCAAGGAACTGATCTTCTCCGCCGGAGCGATCATGCGCGGCAGCATGTTGGGGTTTTTTATTGGTGTGCTTCCCGGCGCCGGAGCTTCCATCGCAAGTTTCATTTCCTACACCTTTGAAAAGAGGATTTCCAACAAGGATGATACATTCGGTAAGGGCGATATCCGGGGAGTGGCCGCCCCGGAAGCCGCCAACAACGCAGCCGCGGGTGGAGCACTCATACCGCTGCTGACACTCGGTGTACCGGGAAGCGGCACCACCGCCATCCTCCTGGGAGCGCTCATGGGGATGAACGTTACTCCCGGTCCGATGATGTTCCAGCAGCACCCCAAAGTCGTTTGGGGCCTGGTGGCGTCCATGTACGTTGGTAACGTCATGCTCCTTATCCTGAACCTGCCGTTGGTCGGGCTTTTTACCAAGATACTGCTGATTCCGCGGTGGGTCCTGCTCCCCGTGGTGACGATAATAAGCTTCATCGGGGTTTACTCGGTGAATAACAGTCCCTTCGATCTGCTGCTCATGGCCGGGTTCGGTCTCCTGGGCTACATCATGCGCAAAATGGACTTCCCGCTGGCTCCGGTCATCCTGGGGTTGGTACTGGGTGAGTTAATGGAGAAAAACCTGAGGCGAGCAATGGCGCTTAGTGATGGTGACTGGGGATATCTCTTTACAAATCCCATCTCCATCATCCTATGGATAATGGCCGCCGTCAGCCTGTTCGCTCCCCTCATTTTCCGCAGATTGGGTCAGTTGAAAGAACAGGCAGTAACGGGGGAAGACGAACTGTGATCGAATTTTCGCGGGAGACAGGCATGGGACTGTTGATTTTGCTGGTTTGGGCGACGATCGGCGGGTTTCTCGCTTTCAGGCTTCATATACCCGGAGGCGCCTTCATAGGGGCGATGCTGGCGTGCGTTGTGTACCGGACCTTTGCTGTTCAGAGTGTTGATCTTCCCCCTGCGGTCAACCTTGCTGCCCAGGTGCTGGCCGGCGTACTGGTTGCCAATTCCTTTAACCCTCATTTGGCCAGGACCTTCAAACCTCTTCTGCCGTGGGCCGTGGGAGGCGCTGTATTTTACCTGGTTGTGGGTTTTGTCCTGGCCAAGATCTTCACGGTCCTGGGAATACTGGAACCGAGAGTAGCCATGTACAGCCTCACACCAGGCGGCCTCATGGGGATGTCCGTCATTTCCGCAAGCGAAGGAGCCCAGGCCGGGGTGGTGGTAATGTTCCACTTCATCCGGGTGATCCTCGTTCTTCTGGGAGCCCCGTTCATCGCGCATTTTATCCTGAAACAGTGAACCGGACCTATCCAACATCCCAACGGAGAGAACCGGCGTGACCTTTTACACCATGGGGCTTTTGGGAGGCATCATAGGGCTCGCCTGGGGCGCTGATCGTTTCGTCGATGGTGCATCATCCCTGGCTGCACGTCTCGGGATTTCACCTCTATTCATCGGCCTCACCCTCGTATCACTGGGAACATCCCTGCCTGAACTGCTGGTGACACTCACCGCAACCTTGAGCGACCTCCCGGATGTCGCCGTCGGCAACGTGGTGGGAAGCAATATCAGCAACATCGCCCTCATTCTGGGCACAACCGCCTTGGTGAGACCCCTAGCCATCCATTCAAGGCTACTGGCCAGGGAACTTCCCCTGCTGATAATAATTTCGGGGGGGTTCTGGCTTACAGCCGCCAGCGGGGAGATAAACAGATTCGAGGGTCTTGTCCTGATCACCGGGTTGATGTTGTTCCTGGTGTGGATGGGACGCTCGGCAAAAACAGACAGTTCCGATCCTGTGTTCACGGAAGCAGCCCAGATGGTCGAGGGATATCATGGGACATCAACAGGCAGCCTGACCGCGGTGGTGGCAGGTGTGGTCGCGCTTATTGCTGGCAGCCGTTTACTGGTATGGGGAGGCGTAGGTATCGCTCACGCATTCGGTGTTCCTGAGCTGGTGATAGGCCTGTCCCTTGTGGCCCTGGGTACCAGTCTGCCTGAGTTGGCCACTACCATGGCCGGTGCCATGAAGGGCGAAGATGATATCGCTGTGGGAAACATTGTCGGCTCTAACATCTTCAACTGCCTGGCCATCATCGGTATCCCGGCAGCTATCCACCCGATGACCGTCCACAAAACCGCCTTGGTGAGAGATTTCCCGGTAATGATGGTCTTGACACTGGCACTTTGGCCGATTTTTTATCCCTTCGGGCGGTCGGGCAACGGAGTGGTGAACCGGTTTGAAGGGTTCCTCCTGCTTGCAGCCTACATCATCTATATTTCCTATCTATTCTCCTGACCCGTATTACACCATCGGGTCTAAACCTGCCTTCGATGCGGGAAATACTTCCTCTCGGGCCGGCCGATCTTGCGGTACACAAGATCCGCCACCAGCAGACCACCGGAAACCATATATTCCAGGTACCTGCGAGCAGTGGTCCTGCTGACGCCCAGGATCGAACCAACCTCCTCGGCACCGAGACCTTCTTCGGGAGCGTTGATGAACACCCCCAGTACCTTCTTGAGGGTAAGGGGATCGATACCTTTTGGAAGCTCATCGGATATTGTCTTGCTGCGTCGCGGTGAACCCATCAGATGGTCCACCTCCTGCTGCTGCAGTTCTTTCTCCTCTGCCAAGCGGCTTCGATACTGCAGGTATTTCTCCAGGGACTCCTGGAACCTGGAAAAGATCACAGGTTTCAGTATGTAGTCAAACACACCACCACGCAGCGCCTCTTTAAGAGGCCCCACTTCCCTGGCCGCCGTGATGAGTATCAGGTCCACCTCCTGCATGCGACCCCGCAGGGCTTTGAGAAGATCGATCCCGTAACCATCAGGAAAGTAGAGATCGAGAAGGAGAAGGTCCGGTTCAAGCACTTCGCACATTTCCTGGCCGTGGGCCAGGTTGTGTGCCATTCCGACCACTTCAAATCCGGGCACCTTTTCTGTGAGCCTCCGGTGTATTTCGGATATCCTCTCGTCATCCTCTATGATCAGCACCCGGACAGCATCGCCGCTCATGAACCTGTCTCCTTGGGAATGATCACCGTGAACATGGCGCCTCCAAGTTCACTGGAACCGATAGTTACATGACCACCGAGGTCTTCCAGCGCCTGGTTGACCAGGAAAAGACCCAGCCCGCCGTGAGGCTTATTTTTGGATGTGTTACCTCTCTGGAAGATCTCCATCTCGTACCCCTCAGCGATCCCGGCACCGGAATCCTCGACCTCGATGATAATATCATCACCCAGGTCGGTCATGGACATTCTCACTTCCCCGTCCTGCTTCCCGGAGTCCAGAACAGCTTCCAAAGCGTTATCCAGGAGGTTGCCGATAATAGTGATTATCTGGTCACGGCTGATCTCTTCAGGGATATCGGACAGGCTGCTCTCTTCGTCAACAGAGAAACGGATCCTGAGTTCCTGGGCCCGGTTGTATTTACCAAGCACGATGGCGGACAAAAGGGGATCAGGTACCGCCGATACGAGGAAACGGATTATATTCTGGTAACCGGAAGCCTCCCGGGCAACAAGATCAAGTGCCTCCTTGTAAGCTTCTATCTGCATGAGTCCCGCTAAGGTGTGAAGCTTGTTGGAATATTCGTGGGTCTGCGCCCTCAACATCTCCGCGTACCCACGGACATGGGACAATTCTCTTACCAGCATGTCGATCTCGTCCTTGGGACGGAATGTGGCGACCGCCCCAACCGCCGATCTGCCGCGGATGATAGGCAGAATATTTAATATCATTTCCTGTCCGTTTACTGTCACCTCCCGGTCGAGGATCGGCTCTCCCGTGGCGAGGACATCCCTCATCCCGGTCCGGGGGAAAAGCTCCTCGATTCTTTTTCCAACCACGCCATCGGGGTTTTCATACCCCAGGTTCCTGAGCGATGCCTTGTTGGCCATGGTGATAATACAGTCAGTGTCGATCGCGATGATCCCTTCCCGGATCGATTCAAGGACAGCTGTGCGCTCGGTGTATAACCGGGCGATCTCCTCTGGTTCCAGTCCGAAAATGGCCTTTTTTATATCCCCGGCAATAAACCCGGCGCCGATGATCCCCAATATGATAAACAGCACGATGTAGGAGGTCACACTGGACTGATGAACCCTGACAATGTCCTTGATATCCGCGATAAGATACCCCACTGATATTATCCCAACGATATTGCCCTCATCATCAAGTACCGGTGTTTTTCCCCTGAGTGAAGGCCCGAGAGTACCCACCGCCCTGGATGTATAGGACCGTCCTTCTTCGAGGGCCGGAGCATTATCTCCTCCGACCATTAATTTTCCGAGGCGGTCCGGATTGGGATGAGAGTAGCGGCGTCCATCCACATCTCCCACAACGACGAACTCGGCTCCGGTGAGCTTGCGTATCTCCTCAGCGATCACCTGGATCCGGCCTTGAGGATCTCCCGCCACAAGCCCGTGACGGATCTCCGGGATACGGGATACGGACTGGGCCACCTGAAGGGCCCGTTCACCGATCTGCTCTTCCAATATCTGGGCGATGGAGTTCGAAAAGACCATGCCAATGAAGCCGAGCATGAATACGATGAGCACCGTCACCAGCAGGAGCATACGGGTTCTCAGCGTGATTGGACGCAGGTATGAAAAAACAGTTTTGAACGAATTCATCTGTTTTTTTACTCCTTCAAAGGCTGTTTTTGAAAACTCTCCTGATATCTCGTTCCAGATCCCAGATCAGATCCAAGATCCAGGAAAATCTGCGCACATGTGCACCGGTGCACCATTGCACAAGATTCTCAGACCGAGTCTGTGTCTGAGACTCGCTTTTCCCTTTTCCCTGCCCCGAGCCTGCCGAAGTGCCCTCTTCCCCTCTTCATGAAATCACTCCGCATCCACTCGCTTGCGGAGCGATTTCACACCCCCCCTTTTCTTCTTGGCCTCCAGTTCTCTTTCCCTGACTGCCCTTGATTTGCGGGTGGGTACTCTCTTCTTCCTTCTTCCTTCTTTTCTTCTCTCTTCAATCCTTTCCGCCAACCGCCGGAGGGCGTCTTCCATGTTCCGGTGCTGGGAGCGTTCGCGACGGCCGATGACCACGATCCCCGTGGGACGGTGCTTCAGGCGCACGGCCGACTCGGTGACGTTCTTGTGCTGTCCCCCCGGGCCGCTGGCCCGGAAGAAGGTGATGTCGCACTGTTTTTTCAGATCTTCGAGGTCCACGGGGGGATTTAAACACAGAGGAGGGAAAGGGTCTAGAATAACCAGACGCGGAGACGCGGCGATACGGAGACGCGGAGAAAAACCACGCCTGTCATCGCGAGTCACGCCGCTGGCGTGACGAAGCGATCTCAGGTAGATCCGGGTTACGCTTTTCTACTGGCTCCTGGCTCCCCTATCCTCCGTAGCCTCGGCGAAGGAGGATGACTACTGGCCCTCAGGGCCTGTTCCCGCTCACCATCATGTTCTTCCACGGGAAACCCCAGCTGCCGCCCTGGAGGACGTAAAGCTGTTTGTTGGGGATCCCCCTGGCGACGAGAATATTCCTGGCGTTGGGCGCTCCCGTTATCCCGCCGAAGCAGACCAGCACGATGGGCTTTTTGGTCTTCTTCAGGGTGGGGATGATCGCCTCGACTCTCTTTTTCTGATCTCCGGTGACAACGGGGTAGGCATGAGTTGTCACGGAACCGGGGAAGTGCATCTTGAGGTACCCGTCGTAGGTCTGGACGTCCACGATGAGAGCCTTGTCCTGGGAGATCCACTGCCGGAACGTCTCAGGGCTCACGAACCGGGCACCGGTGACATCCCCCGGAGCGTGGTAGGAGTTAAAGGCCAGAAAGCCGACAAAGGCGCCGATGATGAGGACAGGGGCGCCGATGAGAAGAAACCTGTTTTTCATGGATGTTGAACCTCCTCTGCGGGTAATTATATGAGGCTTATCTAATATAATGAATAACTGTAATGAGTCAAGGGGGAAGGAACGCCCGAAATCCGAGATTGGTGATTCGTGATTCGTGATTCGAAATATCCGAATCATAAGTCATGTCCCTTTCTCCGCGTCACCGTGTCTCCGTGTCCCAGCGTCCCCTTTTCTGACTACTGGCTTCTGGCTACTGACTTCCGATTCTGCTATAACCTCCCCCTATGTCCGACACGGTCACCGATTTCATAACCGAATGCTCTTCCTGCACCCAGTGCGGTACGGTGTGCCCGTTCCTCGAAAAGCACGGCTCTCCCAAGGACATCATCGCCAACAGGCCCCAGCTGGCCTTCCTGTGCACCAACTGCACCGGGTGTGACAAGAGATGCCCCCTGGAGCTGTCGCCCTCCGAAGCCCTGTTCGCCACCAAGCAGAAGCTCATCGCCGAGCAGAGAGTCCCGGAGAAAGCTGCAAAGGCCATCAGGGGCGCGGCCTCCTTCGCCGAGCGCAGTCACAAGGCGCCCTTCGTGCGCTACGACAGCAAGAAGGTCGGCTTCTGGCCGGGCTGTTCCCTGGCAGGCACCAGCCCGGAGGCGACAGAAGCGACCCGGCAGCTGCTGGAGTCGCTGCTGGGAGAGGAGGTGGGGCTCATCCTGGACTGCTGCTACGACCCCCTGTACCAGATGGGAGACACCGGGCCCGTGACCGAAGCGTGCGGACGGATCGTCGAAAGGCTCGCCAAATCCGGCATCGAGAGGGTCATCGTCGGGTGCGTCAACTGCCGGAAGGTGTTCGCCCGGTACATGGACCAGGTGGACGTCAGCCACGTCATCGAGGTTCTGCCACCGGACATCCTCAAAGAACTGCCCGAGGACGAAGACCTTTATCTCCATCACCCGTGTCCCGTCTATCACGTGGAAGGGATCCGGGAGAAGATAACCGCAGTGCTGGGCCATTCCATGATGATGGTGGACTCGCAAGGAGTCCATCATCCAGGGTCTTCGCAAGGCGAAGATCCTGGGGTAGGGGTGGAACCAGACGGATTTACTCCGTCTGGCGGGGGATCACGCCGTTGGCGTGACCGCTCGACTCAAAACAGCTCGAAGAGCCAATTTGAAAGGTTATCCATATCGCAGGCGGTGGATGAACAGAAGATCCCGGCCTGCTGCGGTTACGGCGGCAGCCTTAACACGCAGGACGAAGAACTGTCCATGAAGTTCACCAAGCGGGTGACTATGGCAG
This window contains:
- a CDS encoding (Fe-S)-binding protein; its protein translation is MSDTVTDFITECSSCTQCGTVCPFLEKHGSPKDIIANRPQLAFLCTNCTGCDKRCPLELSPSEALFATKQKLIAEQRVPEKAAKAIRGAASFAERSHKAPFVRYDSKKVGFWPGCSLAGTSPEATEATRQLLESLLGEEVGLILDCCYDPLYQMGDTGPVTEACGRIVERLAKSGIERVIVGCVNCRKVFARYMDQVDVSHVIEVLPPDILKELPEDEDLYLHHPCPVYHVEGIREKITAVLGHSMMMVDSQGVHHPGSSQGEDPGVGVEPDGFTPSGGGSRRWRDRSTQNSSKSQFERLSISQAVDEQKIPACCGYGGSLNTQDEELSMKFTKRVTMAAYGATIVTSCMGCNNMFNRKGTPTYHILELITGVKPKKKAVGSARKWANRLLLAKGK